One stretch of Scatophagus argus isolate fScaArg1 chromosome 18, fScaArg1.pri, whole genome shotgun sequence DNA includes these proteins:
- the LOC124049687 gene encoding regulator of G-protein signaling 20 isoform X1: protein MDQSMGSERVEMRKRQMQVHQEAAASVLQARHRMGNTPTNASNACCFCWCCCCSCSCLTVRSEDEAIQRTTFEHRTEGTTNCEESPKPTLEDARSWSISFEKVMKSAVGRSCFRQFLRTEFSEENMMFWLACEELKKETNKTVVEEKVRQIYEDFISILSPKEVSLDSHVRDVINRNMLEPTSHTFEEAQQQIYTLMQRDSYPRFINSATYTDLLKSLEEPPPEP from the exons ATGGATCAG TCCATGGGCTCAGAGCGGGTGGAGATGCGTAAGAGACAGATGCAGGTTCATCAGGAAGCAGCTGCCAGTGTCCTCCAAGCGCGCCACAGAATGGGAAACACCCCCACCAACGCCTCAAACgcctgctgcttctgctggtgctgctgctgtagctgctcCTG TTTGACTGTTAGGAGTGAGGATGAGGCAATTCAGAGGACCACATTTGAGCACAGGACAGAGGGAACCACTAACTGCGAAGAAAG tccGAAGCCTACTCTGGAAGACGCTCGCTCCTGGTCAATATCGTTTGAAAAGGTGATGAAAAGTGCAGTGGGTCGCAGCTGCTTCAGGCAGTTCCTGCGCACAGAGTTCAGCGAGGAGAACATGATGTTCTGGCTCGCCTGCGAGGAGCTCAAAAAGGAGACCAACAAGACTGTGGTGGAGGAGAAAGTCCGGCAAATATACGAGGACTTCATCTCAATCCTTTCCCCTAAAGAG GTGAGCTTGGATTCACATGTGCGAGACGTGATCAACCGCAACATGCTGGAGCCGACCTCACACACGTTCGAGGAGGCTCAGCAGCAGATCTACACGCTGATGCAGAGAGACTCGTACCCCCGCTTCATAAACTCAGCTACGTATACAGATCTGCTGAAGAGCCTGGAGGAGCCTCCCCCTGAGCCATAG
- the LOC124049687 gene encoding regulator of G-protein signaling 20 isoform X2: protein MGSERVEMRKRQMQVHQEAAASVLQARHRMGNTPTNASNACCFCWCCCCSCSCLTVRSEDEAIQRTTFEHRTEGTTNCEESPKPTLEDARSWSISFEKVMKSAVGRSCFRQFLRTEFSEENMMFWLACEELKKETNKTVVEEKVRQIYEDFISILSPKEVSLDSHVRDVINRNMLEPTSHTFEEAQQQIYTLMQRDSYPRFINSATYTDLLKSLEEPPPEP from the exons ATGGGCTCAGAGCGGGTGGAGATGCGTAAGAGACAGATGCAGGTTCATCAGGAAGCAGCTGCCAGTGTCCTCCAAGCGCGCCACAGAATGGGAAACACCCCCACCAACGCCTCAAACgcctgctgcttctgctggtgctgctgctgtagctgctcCTG TTTGACTGTTAGGAGTGAGGATGAGGCAATTCAGAGGACCACATTTGAGCACAGGACAGAGGGAACCACTAACTGCGAAGAAAG tccGAAGCCTACTCTGGAAGACGCTCGCTCCTGGTCAATATCGTTTGAAAAGGTGATGAAAAGTGCAGTGGGTCGCAGCTGCTTCAGGCAGTTCCTGCGCACAGAGTTCAGCGAGGAGAACATGATGTTCTGGCTCGCCTGCGAGGAGCTCAAAAAGGAGACCAACAAGACTGTGGTGGAGGAGAAAGTCCGGCAAATATACGAGGACTTCATCTCAATCCTTTCCCCTAAAGAG GTGAGCTTGGATTCACATGTGCGAGACGTGATCAACCGCAACATGCTGGAGCCGACCTCACACACGTTCGAGGAGGCTCAGCAGCAGATCTACACGCTGATGCAGAGAGACTCGTACCCCCGCTTCATAAACTCAGCTACGTATACAGATCTGCTGAAGAGCCTGGAGGAGCCTCCCCCTGAGCCATAG
- the mrpl15 gene encoding 39S ribosomal protein L15, mitochondrial → MSFPKKPGGKAFDVLKTLPRITLANLRPEPGARKNEKRRGRGQHGGNRSGRGHKGERQRGNRPRLGFEGGQTPFYLAIPKYGYNEGHSHRPQYQPLTLKRLQYLIDLGRVDTTQPIDLTQLVNARGVTVQPLKRDYGVQLIEEGADIFAAKINIEVQRASDGAIAAIEKNGGVITTSFYDPISLGILVKPVPFFLRGQPIPKRMLPGQDMLRYYTDAENRGYLADPQKIQQARLALAQKYGYILPDISKDELYHMLSMRKDVRQIFFGLAPGWVVNMAEKKILKPTDEKLLKYYSS, encoded by the exons ATGTCTTTCCCCAAAAAACCTGGTGGTAAAGCGTTTGATGTTTTGAAGACTCTGCCGCGGATAACTTTAGCAAACTTGCGGCCTGAACCAGGAGCCAGAAAAAAT gAAAAACGGCGGGGCAGAGGACAGCATGGTGGCAACAGAAGCGGCAGAGGGCACAAAGGAGAGCGGCAGAGAGGCAACCGGCCTCGGCTGGGTTTTGAGGGAGGTCAGACTCCCTTTTATCTGGCCATCCCAAAATATGGCTATAATGAAGGACACAG TCACCGTCCTCAGTACCAGCCTCTGACCCTGAAACGACTGCAGTACCTGATCGATCTGGGACGAGTCGACACAACCCAGCCCATAGACCTGACCCAGCTAGTCAATGCCAGAGGAGTGACAGTCCAGCCTCTGAAGAGAGACTATGGAGTCCAGCTCATTGAAGAG gGTGCCGATATTTTTGCTGCAAAGATAAACATCGAGGTTCAGAGAGCTTCTGACGGAGCTATAGCTGCTATTGAGAAGAACGGAGGGGTCATCACTACCAGTTTCTATGACCCTATAAGTCTTG ggaTTCTCGTCAAGCCCGTCCCATTTTTCTTGCGTGGGCAGCCTATTCCAAAGCGAATGTTACCAGGGCAGGATATGCTCCGGTATTACACAGATGCTGAAAATCGGGGTTACCTGGCAGACCCGCAGAAAATCCAACAAGCCCGACTTGCCCTGGCACAAAAGTATGGATATATTCTGCCAGACATTTCAAAGGATGAACTGTATCACATGCTCTCCATGAGGAAGGATGTTAGACAGATCTTCTTTGGCCTCGCTCCAGGCTGGGTCGTTAACATGGCGGAGAAGAAGATTCTGAAACCTACTGATGAGAAACTTCTGAAATATTACAGTTCATAG
- the lypla1 gene encoding acyl-protein thioesterase 1 isoform X1, with the protein MCGNNMSAPLPAIVPAARKATAAVIFLHGLGDTGHGWAEAFAGIRIPHVKYICPHAPTMPVTLNMRMSMPSWFDIYGLSPEADEDETGIKRASENIKALIDQEVKNGIPSHRIILGGFSQGGALSLYTALTMQQKLAGVVALSCWLPLRKSFPQASANSANKDMHVLQCHGDADPLVPFIFGSQTAEKMKSLINPSNITFKSYRGLPHSACPEEMVDIKRFIEKQLPPISD; encoded by the exons ATGTGCGGCAATAACATGTCAGCCCCTTTACCTGCCATTGTGCCTGCTGCCCGGAAAGCCACTGCGGCG GTGATATTTCTGCATGGCCTTGGTGATACAGG GCATGGCTGGGCAGAAGCTTTCGCAGGCATCAGGATACCACATGTGAAATACATTTGCCCGCATGC TCCCACCATGCCCGTTACGTTGAACATGAGAATGTCCATGCCTTCCTG GTTCGATATCTATGGGTTGAGCCCAGAAGCAGACGAAGATGAGACTGGTATTAAAAGAGCGTCAGAGAATA TTAAAGCCTTGATAGATCAAGAAGTGAAGAATGGAATACCTTCCCACAGAATTATCCTGGGTGGATTTTCACAG ggTGGAGCACTATCTCTCTACACGGCTCTGACAATGCAGCAGAAGCTAGCTGGAGTGGTTGCTCTGAGTTGCTGGCTCCCTCTCCGCAAGTCCTTCCCTCAG GCTTCTGCCAACAGTGCTAACAAGGACATGCATGTCCTACAATGCCACGGGGATGCTGACCCCCTGGTCCCTTTTATATTCGGcagtcagacagcagagaagatgaaaaGCCTGATCAATCCATCCAACATCACCTTCAAGTCATATCGGGGTCTACCTCACAGCGCCTGTCCAGAG GAAATGGTGGATATCAAACGATTCATTGAGAAGCAGCTTCCTCCCATCAGTGATTAG
- the lypla1 gene encoding acyl-protein thioesterase 1 isoform X2 has translation MPVTLNMRMSMPSWFDIYGLSPEADEDETGIKRASENIKALIDQEVKNGIPSHRIILGGFSQGGALSLYTALTMQQKLAGVVALSCWLPLRKSFPQASANSANKDMHVLQCHGDADPLVPFIFGSQTAEKMKSLINPSNITFKSYRGLPHSACPEEMVDIKRFIEKQLPPISD, from the exons ATGCCCGTTACGTTGAACATGAGAATGTCCATGCCTTCCTG GTTCGATATCTATGGGTTGAGCCCAGAAGCAGACGAAGATGAGACTGGTATTAAAAGAGCGTCAGAGAATA TTAAAGCCTTGATAGATCAAGAAGTGAAGAATGGAATACCTTCCCACAGAATTATCCTGGGTGGATTTTCACAG ggTGGAGCACTATCTCTCTACACGGCTCTGACAATGCAGCAGAAGCTAGCTGGAGTGGTTGCTCTGAGTTGCTGGCTCCCTCTCCGCAAGTCCTTCCCTCAG GCTTCTGCCAACAGTGCTAACAAGGACATGCATGTCCTACAATGCCACGGGGATGCTGACCCCCTGGTCCCTTTTATATTCGGcagtcagacagcagagaagatgaaaaGCCTGATCAATCCATCCAACATCACCTTCAAGTCATATCGGGGTCTACCTCACAGCGCCTGTCCAGAG GAAATGGTGGATATCAAACGATTCATTGAGAAGCAGCTTCCTCCCATCAGTGATTAG